From a region of the Paralichthys olivaceus isolate ysfri-2021 chromosome 4, ASM2471397v2, whole genome shotgun sequence genome:
- the LOC138407515 gene encoding gypsy retrotransposon integrase-like protein 1, producing the protein MLNVESLQVAEEEVVESSSNKLGDIYTFVAKGCFPQTMTPIRKKNLKRYAQKFVIDEGKLYYVGPKKEEKREVVIEAERKRQIFLDCHFNDIGHHLGQKKTVHRIQSKYYWLGIIKDVVDWIKVCDTCQHTERNKNLARTVRPIKVDAPWEIVGIDILGPFPETQQGNTNIIVLIDYLSKWPEAFPVKKTDVFSVARCISNCIYRFGAPKTIVCTQNVDFCDEVTKLLCDRWSIVQKISPLDQPQLNPLHDCTSVLLKEAVVQMVTEKQGEWDDFLDPVLFLFRTSTNPTTKFTPYSLMFNRKANLPNETTLSLVNYDDLEQDMYSSKEKASTFMTIMQEQQNSVKQLVVSNMNIAYKQEKKKKAKRRAPSMPSMTFKIADPLFGGGDSPSPKKLKESLYLSFPVETVLATEQSSSEDIKAELAYHLTESDVH; encoded by the exons ATGTTGAACGTGGAGTCGCTGCAAGTTGccgaggaggaggtggtggagtcCAGCTCCAACAAACTCGGGGACATTTACACTTTCGTGGCCAAAGGCTGCTTCCCTCAGACGATGACTCCCATCCGGAAGAAGAACCTCAAAAGATACGCACAGAAATTTGTCATTGACG AGGGCAAGCTCTACTATGTGGGACccaagaaagaagagaagagggaggtggtgattgaggcagagaggaagaggcagatTTTCCTCGACTGCCACTTCAACGACATCGGTCATCACCTTGGCCAGAAGAAGACCGTCCACCGGATCCAGAGCAAGTACTACTGGCTGGGCATCATCAAGGATGTGGTGGACTGG ATTAAAGTGTGTGACACCTGTCAGCACACGGAGAGGAATAAAAACCTGGCACGGACTGTTCGGCCAATCAAAGTGGACGCACCGTGGGAAATTGTTGGGATTGACATTTTAG GACCTTTCCCTGAGACCCAGCAAGGCAACACCAACATTATAGTCCTCATCGATTACCTTAGCAAATGGCCAGAAGCGTTTCCAGTAAAAAAGACGGACGTGTTCTCTGTTGCAAGATGCATCTCTAACTGTATATACAG GTTCGGTGCCCCTAAAACTATAGTGTGCACGCAGAACGTTGACTTCTGTGATGAG GTGACTAAGCTGCTGTGCGACAGATGGAGCATCGTGCAGAAGATTTCTCCTTTGGATCAACCTCAGCTCAACCCGCTCCATGACTGCACGAGTGTGTTACTGAAGGAAGCTGTTGTGCAGATGGTAACAGAGAAGCAGGGCGAGTGGGACGACTTCCTAGACCCTGTGCTGTTTTTGTTCCGGACGTCCACCAACCCCACGACCAAGTTCACCCCGTACTCGCTCATGTTCAACAGGAAAGCAAATTTACCTAATGAG acGACACTAAGCCTGGTGAATTATGACGATCTTGAGCAGGATATGTATTCCTCAAAGGAGAAGGCCTCTACATTTATGACAATAATGCAGGAGCAGCAGAACTCTGTCAAGCAGCTG GTTGTATCCAATATGAACATTGCCTacaaacaagagaagaagaagaaggcaaagcgCAGGGCACCCAGCATGCCCTCAATGACTTTTAAGATCGCAGATCCTCTGTTCGGTGGAGGAGACTCGCCCTCACCgaaaaaactgaaagagagtTTATATTTGTCTTTCCCCGTTGAGACAGTGCTGGCCACCGAGCAAAGCAGCTCGGAGGACATTAAGGCCGAGTTGGCGTATCACCTGACTGAGTCTGATGTCCACTGA
- the abcb9 gene encoding ABC-type oligopeptide transporter ABCB9, producing the protein MGIKVGVSCTVLFILLDVGISTVLYTHGPHTFIEDVLNFNILKSALDLWGTVLLRVSLLLGASIGVSWNKVDGPPRVASLADLILFICLIVITFALAKLLILAELGPLTQQPWALGLICWTCASSLVATLLWRLLSSESSSGSCHHRSRSRGEVGGSDDTESLVGTDGEEEQEVGCERKKQEEGTQEREKTSSGATLGRLISISKKDGWLLCAAILFLLISAVCEAFIPYYYGRAIDSIVTNKSMEHFAKPVIILAALALASSFAMGVRGGVFTLTFARLNLRLRSRLFRTLMRQEIAFFDENHTGDIISRLSADTTQVSDLISQNVNIFLRSTIKGTGFFIFMFGMSWKLTLVTLMGFPFIGLVSKLHGAYYKKLTKEVQTTLAEANRVAEETISAMRTVRSFANESGEADSYDAKLLAMFQLNKKQALAYACYMWCSSISELALEVAVLYYGGHLVISGQISSGDLISFFIYMLELGECLESIASVYTGLMQGVGAAEKVFEYLDRKPKHPADGTEAPHTCTGLVEFKDITFAYPTRPEVDILKGVSFTLRPGEVTAIVGPSGSGKSSCVSLLENFYLPQQGEVLLDGKPVHTFQHDYLHSKVALVGQEPVLFARTVRENVTYGLTDIPMENVVQAVTKANAQDFISTLPKGFETSVGEKGTQLSGGQKQRVAIARALIRNPRVLILDEATSALDAESEHIVQQALNNIMKEHTVLVIAHRLSTVEKADNIIVIDRGQVAEQGPHSQLMARGGLYCKLVQRQVLGIQTGADILNLPEKLSWKPDGAHQRRKQSSSSSSASESEFNVRY; encoded by the exons ATGGGTATCAAAGTAGGTGTGAGCTGCACTGTGTTATTCATCCTTCTGGATGTTGGCATCAGCACTGTCCTGTACACACATGgaccacacacattcatagaggATGTGCTGAACTTTAACATCCTCAAGTCAGCGTTGGACCTCTGGGGGACTGTCCTGCTCCGAGTGTCCCTCCTGCTAGGAGCCTCCATAGGTGTGTCATGGAACAAGGTGGACGGCCCACCAAGAGTCGCTTCGCTCGCCGACCTGATCCTCTTCATCTGCCTGATCGTCATCACCTTCGCTCTGGCCAAGCTGCTGATACTGGCCGAGCTGGGCCCTTTGACACAGCAGCCCTGGGCCCTGGGCCTGATATGCTGGACTTGTGCCTCTTCTCTGGTTGCCACGCTGCTCTGGAGGCTGCTCAGCTCAGAATCCAGCTCAGGGAGTTGTCACCacagaagcaggagcagaggagaagtAGGAGGCTCTGATGACACAGAGAGTCTGGTGGGGACTGAtggtgaggaggagcaggaggtggggtgtgagaggaagaagcaggaggaaggaacccaggagagggagaagaccAGCTCTGGGGCTACACTGGGACGTTTGATATCCATCTCCAAGAAGGATGGCTGGCTCCTGTGTGCAGctatcctcttcctcctcatttctgctgtgt GTGAAGCATTCATACCGTACTACTATGGCAGGGCCATCGACAGCATTGTGACTAACAAGAGCATGGAGCACTTTGCTAAACCGGTCATCATACTGGCAGCATTGGCCTTAGCCAG TTCATTTGCAATGGGAGTGCGTGGTGGAGTCTTCACGCTGACATTTGCTCGATTAAACCTTCGGCTCAGGAGCCGTCTCTTCAGAACGCTGATGAGGCAGGAAATAGCATTTTTTGATGAAAACCACACAG GTGACATCATCTCACGGCTGTCTGCTGACACCACCCAAGTGAGTGACCTCATCTCCCAGAATGTCAACATCTTCTTGAGGAGCACCATCAAAGGCACCGgcttcttcatcttcatgttCGGAATGTCCTGGAAGCTCACCCTGGTGACCCTCATGGGATTCCCTTTCATTGGTCTCGTCTCTAAACTCCATGGAGCATATTACAAg aaattgACTAAAGAGGTGCAAACAACTCTTGCAGAGGCCAACAGAGTTGCAGAGGAAACCATTTCAGCCATGAGGACAGTGCGAAGCTTTGCCAACGAGAGTGGGGAGGCCGATTCCTACGACGCCAAGCTCTTAGCCATGTTCCAGCTCAACAAGAAGCAGGCCTTGGCCTATGCTTGCTACATGTGGTGCAGCAGT atttcagaGCTGGCTTTAGAGGTCGCTGTCCTCTACTATGGCGGCCACCTTGTGATTTCTGGTCAGATAAGCAGTGGGGACTTGATatcttttttcatatatatgCTCGAGCTGGGAGAATGTCTAGAG AGTATTGCGTCAGTGTATACGGGCCTCATGCAGGGCGTAGGAGCTGCAGAGAAGGTTTTTGAGTATCTGGACAGGAAACCCAAACACCCAGCTGATGGCACAGAGGCTCCCCACACATGCACTGGTCTGGTTGAATTTAAAGACATCACGTTTGCCTACCCAACCCGCCCTGAGGTTGATATTCTCAAG GGAGTGTCGTTCACCCTGCGGCCAGGAGAGGTCACAGCCATCGTGGGACCCTCGGGCAGCGGAAAGAGTTCCTGTGTGAGTCTGCTGGAAAACTTCTACCTTCCTCAACAAGGCGAAGTGCTACTGGATGGAAAACCTGTTCACACCTTTCAGCATGACTACCTTCACTCCAAG gtaGCGCTTGTGGGCCAAGAGCCTGTGCTTTTTGCCAGGACGGTCAGGGAAAATGTCACCTACGGCCTGACTGACATCCCCATGGAGAATGTGGTGCAGGCCGTCACCAAGGCTAACGCTCAGGACTTTATCAGCACACTCCCCAAAGGCTTTGAGACAA GTGTTGGAGAGAAGGGCACCCAGTTGTCAGGAGGGCAGAAACAAAGGGTGGCCATTGCAAGAGCTCTCATCCGAAACCCACGTGTTCTTATCCTGGATGAGGCAACCAGTGCTCTGGATGCAGAGAGTGAGCACATT GTTCAGCAGGCTCTGAACAACATCATGAAGGAGCACACGGTGCTGGTGATCGCACATCGACTCAGCACAGTGGAGAAGGCAGACAACATCATAGTGATTGACAGGGGCCAGGTGGCTGAACAAGGCCCTCACAGTCAGCTGATGGCCAGAGGGGGGCTCTACTGCAAGCTGGTGCAGAGGCAGGTCCTGGGAATACAGACGGGGGCGGACATCCTAAACCTGCCTGAAAAACTCAGCTGGAAGCCTGATGGAGCACATCAGCGGAggaaacaaagcagcagcagcagcagcgccagCGAGTCTGAGTTCAATGTCCGCTACTGA
- the vps37ba gene encoding VPS37B subunit of ESCRT-I a, whose translation MSTSFSKFGSYTMTQLNEILEDDVKLSTMVQEMDEMQEVQQSKEKTLVNNRTLAEQNLALHPILEHKKEQLTKCYSCLQESFESYQLRKSTLDHKSGNTSLDTLLALLQAEGAKIEEETENMADSFLDGDMTLDSFIDSYQSKRKLAHLRRVKIEKLQEMVLKGQRLPQASVTSSRSQDVSAASLLTDANNSSPLPQPRRKPPPPPSQPAPILNPMMATTAVPQPSVFYSPSPYPPIPPRTGQPFPNVPSGYPSHYLSQYPPALPQRPPPRMTPQPGFIMQ comes from the exons ATGTCGACTTCTTTCAGCAAGTTCGGCTCGTACACGATGACACAGCTCAACGAGATCCTGGAGGACGACGTCAAACTCAGCACCATGGTCCAGGAGATGGACGAG ATGCAGGAGGTCCAGCAGAGCAAAGAGAAGACATTGGTCAACAACCGAACGCTGGCTGAGCAGAACCTCGCCCTGCATCCCATACTGGAGCACAAGAAGGAGCAGCTGACCAAGTGCTACAGCTGCCTTCAGGAGAGCTTTGAGTCATATCAGCTCCGCAAGTCCACTCTCG ACCACAAGTCAGGAAACACCTCCCTGGACACTTTGCTGGCCCTGCTGCAGGCAGAGGGAGCCAAAatagaagaggagacagag AATATGGCTGATTCGTTCCTGGATGGTGATATGACCCTGGATTCTTTCATCGATTCTTATCAGAGCAAGAGGAAGCTCGCCCACCTGAGGAGGGTGAAAAtcgagaagctgcaggagatggTGCTGAAGGGCCAGCGGCTCCCCCAGGCGTCTGTGACCAGCTCCCGATCTCAGGATGTGTCAGCGGCCTCCCTCCTCACAGATGCCAACAATTCCTCCCCTCTTCCCCAACCTAGGAGGaaacctccacctcctccatcgcAGCCAGCCCCAATTCTTAATCCAATGATGGCTACGACAGCTGTCCCCCAGCCCTCTGTCTTCTACTCTCCATCACCATACCCGCCGATTCCTCCCAGAACAGGGCAGCCCTTCCCTAATGTCCCCTCTGGCTACCCCAGCCACTATCTATCTCAGTATCCCCCTGCTTTGCCGCAGAGGCCCCCACCTCGCATGACCCCGCAGCCTGGCTTCAtcatgcagtaa